The following are encoded in a window of Ruminiclostridium herbifermentans genomic DNA:
- a CDS encoding polysaccharide deacetylase family protein has protein sequence MSKTVFNETEAESITEDGIRVPIIMYHSIMKKSPELGKYVITPAEFENDLIYLKNHGYSTINMTDLINYVHNDGELPAKPVIITFDDGNLNNYIYGKPLLEKYQMKAVISIVGIYSDQFSSTYASTPPPTSNPDYAYASWDQIKEMSNSGYFEIQNHTYNLHSTEKRKGAQRLKGEPLEVYTNVLTSDIGMLQDKLAEVTGIRPNTFTYPFGSISKESTDILKKLGFKATLSCAGGVNIINKNKEDVLFRLKRNNRPHGKSSESFFKNICP, from the coding sequence ATGTCAAAAACTGTTTTTAATGAAACGGAAGCAGAATCCATCACTGAAGATGGCATACGTGTTCCTATAATTATGTACCATAGTATTATGAAAAAATCACCTGAGTTAGGTAAATATGTTATAACGCCTGCCGAATTTGAAAACGACCTTATTTATCTAAAAAATCACGGCTATAGTACAATAAATATGACAGATTTAATTAACTATGTACATAATGATGGAGAACTTCCTGCAAAGCCTGTAATAATAACTTTTGACGATGGAAATCTGAACAACTACATTTATGGTAAGCCTCTTCTAGAAAAATATCAAATGAAAGCAGTAATATCCATAGTTGGTATATATAGCGATCAATTTTCAAGTACATATGCTTCAACTCCACCTCCAACAAGCAATCCTGATTATGCTTATGCATCATGGGATCAAATTAAGGAAATGAGTAATTCTGGTTATTTTGAAATACAAAATCATACTTATAATCTTCACTCAACTGAAAAAAGAAAGGGTGCCCAACGTTTAAAAGGTGAACCTTTAGAGGTTTATACAAATGTTTTAACCTCAGATATTGGTATGCTTCAGGATAAGCTTGCTGAGGTTACAGGTATCAGACCTAATACTTTTACCTATCCATTTGGAAGTATAAGCAAAGAATCTACGGATATTTTAAAAAAATTAGGATTTAAGGCTACGCTATCCTGTGCCGGAGGAGTTAACATAATAAATAAAAATAAAGAAGACGTCCTCTTCAGACTAAAGCGAAATAACCGTCCTCACGGAAAATCTTCTGAAAGTTTTTTTAAAAATATCTGTCCATAG
- a CDS encoding M23 family metallopeptidase → MFKPININKRIFKILIAFVLIISLITVSAATFYKFQTSQAIKVATNPNTDKKFIKWVEFNASYAAMEKALSLDVKSHDKPVQLHWVELLAYLATKYGGDFKKYKAKDMDELVEKLNNGETIEQLTSKMKYYNYYYEAYDAILGNFVGEYDIQVKDPNNSENKQWVKKYGLKSFSPIAKGYSFSHYDDFGTGRTFGYKRKHLGNDLMGSIGTPIIAVESGIVEVMGWNMYGGWRIGIRSFDQKRYYYYAHLRKDRPFHSDMYEGKIVRAGDVIGYLGMTGYSTRENVNNITTPHLHFGMQIIFDESQKEGVNEIWIDVYNIVNLLQKNRSAVIKDDETRDYYRVYDIIEPNSGYDF, encoded by the coding sequence TTGTTCAAACCGATAAATATTAATAAACGTATATTTAAGATTTTAATTGCATTTGTGTTGATAATCTCTCTAATTACAGTCTCAGCTGCTACTTTTTACAAATTTCAAACATCACAAGCTATTAAAGTAGCAACTAATCCAAATACTGATAAAAAGTTTATTAAATGGGTAGAATTCAATGCCTCCTACGCTGCTATGGAAAAAGCCTTAAGCTTGGATGTCAAATCCCATGATAAACCTGTTCAATTACACTGGGTTGAACTTTTAGCATATCTAGCTACTAAGTATGGCGGGGATTTTAAGAAATATAAAGCAAAAGACATGGATGAATTGGTTGAAAAGCTGAACAATGGTGAAACAATAGAACAATTAACTTCTAAAATGAAATATTACAATTACTATTATGAAGCATATGATGCAATTCTTGGAAACTTTGTAGGTGAGTATGATATCCAGGTAAAGGACCCAAATAACAGCGAGAATAAGCAATGGGTAAAAAAATATGGTCTCAAGAGTTTCTCTCCAATTGCAAAAGGATATAGCTTCAGTCATTATGATGACTTTGGTACCGGTCGTACTTTTGGGTATAAGCGAAAGCATCTTGGTAATGACTTAATGGGTTCTATTGGAACTCCTATAATAGCAGTTGAATCAGGAATTGTAGAAGTAATGGGTTGGAATATGTATGGTGGCTGGAGAATAGGAATTCGAAGCTTTGATCAAAAGAGATACTATTATTATGCCCATTTAAGAAAAGATAGACCCTTTCACTCTGATATGTATGAAGGAAAAATAGTTAGAGCCGGTGATGTTATCGGCTATCTTGGAATGACAGGCTACAGCACTCGTGAAAATGTAAACAATATCACAACACCTCATTTACATTTTGGTATGCAAATTATTTTTGATGAATCCCAAAAAGAGGGTGTCAACGAAATATGGATTGATGTTTATAATATAGTTAATCTTCTGCAAAAAAATCGTTCCGCTGTTATTAAAGACGATGAAACCAGAGATTACTACAGAGTATATGACATTATTGAGCCAAATAGCGGATATGATTTTTAG
- a CDS encoding amino acid ABC transporter substrate-binding protein, with translation MKKSLLVKVLSGVMAVAFLFAGCGNTDKAGSNGADKSWDEIKEKGELVLGLDDSFPPMGYRDDNNEIVGYDIDLAKEVASRLGIELKLQPINWDTKDQELNTGNIDCIWNGMTITDTLKKVVLFSDPYMNNQQVLVVMADSSYQTKEDLAGKSIALQAGSSAKIALESKEDFKASLKEVVELKDNTLCMMDLQTGNVDAVLMDEIVARYFIQMKGEKYRVLDEGLAAEEYGIGFRKNDVQLMTKINDTLKEMAADGTITKISEKWFGKDISTIGK, from the coding sequence GTGAAAAAGAGTTTATTAGTAAAGGTTTTATCAGGGGTAATGGCGGTAGCATTTTTATTTGCAGGTTGCGGAAATACAGATAAGGCAGGTTCAAATGGTGCAGACAAGTCTTGGGATGAAATAAAGGAAAAAGGTGAGCTTGTACTTGGTTTGGACGACAGCTTCCCTCCTATGGGTTACAGAGACGATAATAATGAAATTGTAGGATATGATATTGACCTTGCAAAGGAAGTAGCTTCTCGTTTAGGTATAGAATTGAAGCTTCAGCCAATTAACTGGGATACAAAGGATCAAGAACTTAACACAGGCAATATTGATTGTATTTGGAATGGTATGACGATAACAGACACTTTAAAGAAAGTAGTATTGTTTTCTGATCCATATATGAATAACCAGCAAGTACTTGTGGTAATGGCAGACTCAAGCTATCAAACAAAAGAAGACTTAGCAGGAAAGTCTATTGCTCTACAGGCAGGGTCAAGTGCTAAAATTGCATTAGAAAGCAAAGAGGATTTCAAGGCCTCACTTAAGGAGGTTGTGGAGTTAAAAGATAACACTTTATGTATGATGGATTTACAGACTGGAAATGTTGATGCTGTACTAATGGATGAAATAGTAGCAAGATACTTTATACAAATGAAAGGCGAAAAATATAGGGTCTTAGATGAAGGCTTGGCAGCTGAGGAATATGGAATAGGATTCAGAAAAAATGATGTACAGCTTATGACTAAAATTAACGATACTCTTAAGGAAATGGCAGCAGACGGTACTATTACTAAGATATCAGAGAAATGGTTTGGTAAAGACATTTCAACAATCGGTAAGTAA
- a CDS encoding amino acid ABC transporter permease: MKLFWLLFEGMLVSIELFVLTLIFALPLGLIISLGRRSKNIIVSGITSIYISIMRGTPLMLQLVVVYFGPYYIFNRTFDRFSAAVLALVLNYAAYFAEIYRGGIDSIPKGQYEAGEVLGFTKMQVFFKIILPQVVKRILPAISNEVITLVKDTALVTVIGIAEMFKAAQTEASRILSVRPLFIAGAFYYVMNLIVAKLFAFAEKKLNYYR, translated from the coding sequence GTGAAGCTGTTTTGGCTTTTATTTGAGGGAATGCTTGTTTCTATAGAACTTTTTGTTCTAACTTTAATTTTTGCACTTCCTTTAGGTCTCATTATTTCTTTGGGCAGAAGATCTAAAAACATAATAGTTAGTGGAATTACCAGCATATATATTTCCATTATGAGAGGCACGCCTCTAATGCTCCAATTGGTTGTAGTGTACTTTGGTCCATATTATATTTTTAATAGAACGTTTGACAGATTTTCAGCAGCGGTACTTGCATTAGTTCTCAACTATGCAGCATACTTTGCTGAAATATATAGAGGCGGAATTGATTCTATACCAAAGGGACAATATGAAGCAGGAGAGGTTTTAGGCTTTACCAAGATGCAGGTGTTTTTTAAAATAATACTTCCACAGGTAGTGAAGAGAATTTTGCCTGCAATTAGTAATGAGGTAATAACTTTAGTTAAGGATACTGCTTTAGTAACTGTAATAGGCATTGCTGAAATGTTTAAAGCTGCACAGACTGAAGCTAGTAGAATACTATCTGTTAGGCCTTTGTTTATAGCAGGAGCTTTCTATTATGTAATGAATTTAATTGTAGCTAAGCTTTTTGCATTTGCAGAGAAAAAGCTAAATTATTATAGATAG
- a CDS encoding amino acid ABC transporter ATP-binding protein produces the protein MKMIEASDICKSFDGNKVLKGISFEVKKGEVVAIIGPSGSGKSTLLRCINLLEKIDSGKITVEDEIMVSTNEAGRAIYADRKSLRKIRLKIGLVFQNFNLFPHYSVLKNITEAPVSVAGINKEEANKIAHELLVKMGLEDKANAYPCNLSGGQCQRVAIARALALNPDVLFFDEPTSALDPELTLEVLKVIRKLAQEHMTMVVVTHEMNFAREVADRVIFMDNGVIVEEGTPEEVFSNPVNERTKLFIKGFEK, from the coding sequence ATGAAAATGATAGAAGCATCAGATATATGTAAGAGTTTTGATGGAAATAAAGTTTTGAAGGGAATATCCTTTGAAGTAAAAAAGGGAGAAGTAGTTGCCATAATTGGCCCATCTGGCTCTGGAAAAAGTACGCTTCTAAGATGTATAAATCTGCTTGAAAAGATTGATTCGGGTAAAATAACAGTTGAAGATGAAATAATGGTTTCAACAAATGAAGCAGGGAGAGCAATTTATGCCGATAGGAAAAGTTTAAGAAAAATACGCCTGAAAATAGGACTGGTTTTTCAAAACTTTAATTTGTTTCCCCATTATAGTGTTTTAAAGAATATAACTGAGGCACCTGTAAGTGTTGCGGGTATTAACAAAGAAGAAGCCAATAAAATTGCACATGAACTTTTGGTAAAGATGGGTCTTGAAGATAAAGCAAATGCATATCCCTGTAATCTGTCAGGCGGGCAATGCCAAAGGGTTGCTATAGCAAGGGCGCTTGCGCTGAATCCAGATGTTTTGTTCTTTGATGAGCCTACCTCTGCGCTAGATCCTGAGTTAACCTTAGAGGTTTTAAAGGTAATAAGAAAGCTGGCTCAAGAACACATGACTATGGTAGTAGTAACTCACGAAATGAACTTTGCTAGAGAAGTGGCAGACAGAGTTATCTTTATGGATAATGGTGTTATCGTGGAAGAAGGAACACCAGAGGAGGTTTTTTCTAATCCCGTTAACGAGAGAACGAAGCTGTTTATAAAGGGATTTGAAAAATGA
- the rbr gene encoding rubrerythrin, with protein sequence MGKLAGTKTSENLARAFAGESQARNRYTFYAEYAKHEGHRALEQQFLLIAGNELAHAKVFYDLLVDGMGKSNVNVDAGYPFELGDTLSNLKAAAEGEKEEHSTIYPLFADVAKQENFPEVEAAFRMIARIEKEHEQKFNQLKTELEQQTLYHKAQPVQWLCTNCGHIHQGTDAPMICPVCKHPQGWFEVKN encoded by the coding sequence ATGGGAAAACTAGCAGGAACAAAGACTTCTGAAAACCTTGCAAGAGCGTTTGCAGGTGAATCACAGGCAAGAAACAGGTATACATTTTATGCTGAATATGCAAAACACGAAGGTCATAGAGCCCTTGAACAGCAGTTTTTATTGATTGCTGGTAATGAACTGGCTCATGCAAAGGTATTTTATGACCTTTTGGTAGATGGTATGGGTAAAAGTAATGTAAATGTAGATGCTGGATATCCATTTGAACTTGGAGATACTCTTTCAAATTTAAAGGCAGCAGCCGAAGGAGAAAAGGAAGAGCACTCCACCATTTATCCATTGTTTGCAGATGTTGCTAAACAAGAAAACTTCCCTGAAGTAGAAGCTGCTTTTAGAATGATAGCAAGAATAGAAAAAGAGCATGAGCAAAAATTTAATCAGTTGAAGACTGAATTGGAACAGCAGACCTTATATCATAAAGCGCAACCAGTTCAGTGGTTATGTACAAACTGCGGACACATACATCAAGGCACTGATGCTCCTATGATATGTCCAGTTTGTAAGCATCCGCAGGGATGGTTTGAGGTTAAAAATTAA
- the trhA gene encoding PAQR family membrane homeostasis protein TrhA, with protein sequence MSNKIIELSFGEELANALTHGIPALLVLFSFPFVIITAYTKGTLIDVASVTIFGICIFLMFLMSTIYHIMEHNTIHKQVMRIMDHIFIYVAIAGTYTPIAASVIGGWQAAVLLSIQWAMVLFGILYKSLSKKSIPKISLLIYLIMGWSIVIFMPLFFQKANSTLFWLILAGGVFYSVGAAIYAKKGFKYHHMVWHIFVFLGVLTHYIGICFYMY encoded by the coding sequence ATGTCTAACAAAATCATAGAATTGAGTTTTGGCGAAGAACTGGCTAATGCTCTAACACATGGCATACCTGCACTCCTTGTGTTGTTCTCCTTCCCTTTTGTAATAATAACAGCATATACAAAAGGTACACTTATAGATGTGGCAAGTGTGACTATCTTTGGAATATGTATTTTTCTAATGTTTTTAATGTCAACCATATACCATATTATGGAACACAATACTATACACAAACAAGTTATGCGTATAATGGATCATATTTTTATTTATGTGGCAATAGCTGGAACATATACTCCAATAGCTGCTTCTGTTATTGGTGGGTGGCAGGCTGCTGTACTATTGTCTATTCAATGGGCAATGGTCTTATTTGGAATTCTGTATAAATCTCTCTCTAAAAAATCCATACCTAAAATATCCTTATTGATTTACTTAATTATGGGCTGGAGTATTGTAATTTTTATGCCTTTATTCTTCCAAAAGGCAAATTCCACTTTATTTTGGCTGATTCTTGCTGGTGGTGTTTTTTATTCTGTAGGTGCTGCAATTTATGCTAAGAAAGGATTTAAATATCATCATATGGTGTGGCATATATTTGTTTTCTTGGGTGTATTAACTCATTACATTGGAATTTGCTTTTATATGTATTAA
- a CDS encoding AMP-dependent synthetase/ligase, which produces MNKKGVTLSNKNGRKTVTGLGYYECTQVDSFKKLIQNSIKKFQNKTAFKFKRDNAIIEKNYIEFGNEINALGTALHHLGLKNKRIALISENRYEWALSFFSIVNGTGVAVPLDKHLPQVEIENLINRGEVDAIFYSSHFNKEMLELSKKNINIKQFICMDKLEQGYPSIFSDIQTLIKIGKELLEKGDNSFVDTEINPEELSLLLFTSGTTSIAKGVKLNQRNICTNVSAIKSMIKVYPSDVHLSILPLHHTFELSAGMAFMINNGVCIAYSEGIKYIAKNLKEFNVTALVVVPAILEAIYKKVQEGIKKSGREKIVRRLGKLSNALLKVKIDLRRIIFKKILAQIGPNLRIAVTGAAPIDKDVVNGFGMLGLNVIQGYGLTETSPVVALNNDFYNKPGTIGQPMKGIEVAIDNPDENGMGEIITRGSNVMMGYYQDDNATEEAIDSEGWFHTGDLGFIDDEGFITITGRAKSMIVLNNGKKAFPEEYEMLLNNIAGVKESYVWGNTAPDGDIQVCAKLVLDKSKLKEKLGNVPSDTELADILQREIKNINQGMPQYKIIRYFVISYEELVKTTTLKIKRPVEYNKITDLQVKLNTNMRKINGTNIDNII; this is translated from the coding sequence ATGAATAAAAAAGGAGTTACATTATCAAATAAAAATGGCAGAAAAACTGTAACAGGTTTAGGCTATTATGAATGTACTCAGGTTGATAGCTTTAAAAAGTTAATTCAAAATAGTATAAAAAAGTTTCAAAACAAAACTGCGTTTAAATTTAAAAGAGATAATGCTATTATTGAAAAAAACTATATTGAATTTGGCAATGAAATAAATGCACTTGGTACTGCATTACACCATTTAGGCTTGAAGAACAAAAGGATTGCGTTGATTAGTGAGAATAGATATGAATGGGCATTGAGCTTTTTTTCTATAGTAAATGGAACAGGTGTTGCAGTTCCATTGGATAAGCATCTTCCTCAAGTTGAAATAGAAAACCTAATAAACAGAGGAGAGGTTGATGCAATATTCTACAGTAGTCATTTTAATAAAGAGATGCTTGAACTTTCTAAAAAGAATATAAATATAAAACAATTTATTTGTATGGACAAGCTTGAACAAGGCTATCCTTCTATTTTTTCAGATATACAAACACTGATTAAAATAGGCAAAGAACTACTGGAAAAAGGAGATAATAGCTTTGTTGATACAGAAATAAATCCTGAAGAGTTATCGCTTTTGCTTTTTACTTCTGGTACTACAAGTATTGCAAAAGGAGTAAAGCTCAATCAGAGAAACATATGCACTAATGTAAGCGCTATTAAATCGATGATTAAGGTATATCCTTCAGATGTGCATTTATCCATTTTGCCATTGCATCATACTTTTGAACTTTCAGCAGGAATGGCTTTTATGATAAACAATGGAGTATGTATTGCCTACAGTGAAGGTATAAAGTATATAGCAAAAAATCTGAAAGAATTTAATGTTACTGCTCTTGTTGTAGTGCCTGCAATTCTTGAGGCAATATACAAAAAGGTACAAGAAGGTATAAAAAAATCTGGCAGAGAAAAAATAGTAAGAAGATTAGGAAAATTATCTAATGCATTGCTGAAAGTAAAAATAGATTTACGCAGAATAATTTTCAAGAAAATTCTGGCACAAATAGGACCGAACTTAAGGATTGCAGTTACAGGTGCTGCTCCAATTGATAAGGATGTTGTGAATGGCTTTGGTATGCTGGGATTAAATGTAATTCAGGGCTATGGATTAACTGAAACATCACCTGTGGTTGCTTTAAATAATGATTTTTATAATAAACCGGGTACCATTGGGCAGCCAATGAAGGGGATAGAGGTAGCTATAGACAATCCAGATGAAAATGGAATGGGTGAAATTATTACCAGAGGTTCAAATGTTATGATGGGGTATTACCAAGATGATAATGCAACAGAGGAAGCAATAGACAGTGAAGGCTGGTTTCATACTGGAGATTTAGGTTTTATAGATGATGAAGGCTTTATCACTATAACTGGCAGAGCTAAGTCAATGATTGTTCTTAACAATGGTAAGAAAGCATTTCCAGAGGAATATGAAATGTTGCTGAATAATATTGCCGGAGTAAAGGAATCGTATGTATGGGGGAATACAGCACCTGATGGAGATATTCAAGTTTGTGCAAAATTGGTGCTTGATAAGAGTAAGTTAAAAGAAAAGCTGGGAAATGTACCTAGTGATACGGAACTTGCAGACATACTTCAGAGGGAAATAAAAAATATAAATCAAGGAATGCCTCAATATAAAATAATCAGATACTTTGTTATCAGCTATGAGGAACTGGTAAAGACTACTACTTTGAAAATAAAAAGACCAGTAGAATATAATAAAATAACAGATTTGCAAGTTAAATTAAACACTAATATGAGAAAAATTAACGGAACAAATATTGATAATATTATTTGA
- a CDS encoding BMP family lipoprotein, whose amino-acid sequence MKKILAIVLALTFVCTMLVGCGGTAGGGFEIALITDKGNIDDKSFNQGSWEGVVEFARENNITHKYYKPEEDSDAGYLAAIDLAVTGGAKVVVTPGYLFEVPVYEAQTKYPDVKFILLDGEPHAAGSFDIDSKENVASIKYSEEEPGYLAGYAAVADGYKKLGFMGGMAVPAVQAYGYGYLQGAEAAATKLGLEDGSISVIYHYTGDFAETDTNKATAKTMYQEGTEVIFACGGSVGKSVMAAATEAGKKVIGVDTDQRYDSETVITSAMKSLGGSVKQVLEAIYKNNNWSAYAGKTTYLNASNNSIGLPTVVIGDEKADAFDRFKTFKKADYDALYKSLTDGSVKIIRSINVADPTGVATADELVSSLNLKKVTVTVR is encoded by the coding sequence ATGAAGAAAATACTGGCAATAGTGTTGGCGCTTACTTTTGTATGTACTATGTTAGTTGGTTGTGGAGGTACAGCAGGTGGAGGATTTGAAATTGCGCTTATTACTGACAAAGGAAATATAGATGATAAGTCCTTTAATCAAGGTTCATGGGAAGGCGTAGTTGAATTTGCAAGAGAGAACAATATTACTCATAAGTATTATAAACCTGAAGAAGATTCAGATGCAGGTTACCTTGCTGCTATTGATTTAGCTGTTACTGGTGGTGCAAAAGTAGTTGTAACGCCTGGTTATTTGTTTGAGGTTCCCGTTTATGAAGCACAAACAAAGTATCCTGATGTTAAATTCATACTTTTAGACGGTGAACCACATGCTGCTGGCAGCTTTGATATTGATTCAAAAGAAAATGTAGCAAGTATTAAATACTCTGAAGAAGAGCCTGGTTATCTTGCTGGTTATGCTGCAGTTGCAGATGGATACAAAAAGCTAGGCTTTATGGGAGGTATGGCTGTTCCTGCTGTTCAAGCCTATGGATATGGATATTTGCAGGGAGCTGAGGCAGCTGCTACAAAATTAGGACTTGAAGATGGCTCAATATCAGTAATTTATCACTATACAGGTGACTTTGCTGAAACTGATACAAATAAGGCTACAGCTAAAACAATGTATCAAGAAGGCACTGAAGTAATATTTGCTTGCGGAGGTTCTGTAGGTAAGAGTGTTATGGCAGCTGCTACTGAAGCAGGAAAAAAGGTTATTGGTGTTGATACTGACCAAAGATACGACAGTGAAACAGTTATTACTTCTGCAATGAAGAGTCTCGGTGGTTCTGTTAAGCAAGTTCTTGAGGCTATATACAAAAACAACAATTGGTCAGCTTATGCAGGAAAAACAACATATTTAAATGCTTCAAACAACAGCATAGGTCTTCCTACAGTTGTAATTGGAGATGAAAAGGCTGACGCTTTTGATAGATTTAAAACTTTCAAAAAAGCTGATTATGATGCGTTATATAAATCACTTACTGATGGTTCAGTAAAAATTATTCGTTCAATAAATGTAGCAGATCCAACAGGTGTTGCAACAGCTGATGAACTTGTTTCAAGCCTCAATTTGAAAAAGGTTACTGTTACAGTAAGATAA
- a CDS encoding ABC transporter ATP-binding protein — translation MEEYIIEMLNITKEFPGIIANDNITLQLKKGEIHALLGENGAGKSTLMSVLFGLYQAEKGEIKKNGKPVKINNPNDANALGIGMVHQHFKLVENFTVLDNIILGIEPNKMGFLQRKAAKEKILKLSEQYRLKVTPDALIEKISVGMQQRVEILKMLYRENDILIFDEPTAVLTPQEIDELMSIMKGFAKEGKSILFITHKLNEIMAVADRCTVLRKGKCIGTVNIKDTTKEELSRMMVGRDITFKVEKRDAKPGKVVLSVKNASVQSKSHKGTVVKNVSFDVRAGEIVCLAGIEGNGQTQFVSALTGLEKLSSGSITLCGKDITKSSIRARSQAGMSHIPEDRHKHGLVLDYSLEENFVLQSYWKPQFQHFKFIKRNEVRSYAEKLIDQYDVRSGQGPITITRSMSGGNQQKAIIAREIDKEHELLVAVQPTRGLDVGAIEYIHKQLIAIRDAGKAVLLVSLEIEEVMNVSDRILVMYEGEIVGELNPKEVSVQELGLYMSGAKRNTSKEVKNAE, via the coding sequence ATGGAAGAATATATTATTGAAATGCTTAATATTACAAAAGAATTCCCTGGCATTATTGCAAATGATAATATTACACTGCAATTGAAGAAGGGCGAAATTCATGCTCTGCTTGGAGAAAACGGTGCAGGGAAGTCAACTCTTATGAGTGTGCTTTTTGGTTTGTATCAGGCGGAAAAAGGCGAAATAAAGAAAAATGGAAAACCTGTAAAAATAAATAATCCAAATGATGCAAATGCTCTGGGAATTGGTATGGTTCATCAGCATTTTAAGCTTGTTGAGAACTTTACTGTTCTTGACAATATTATTTTAGGAATTGAGCCTAACAAAATGGGATTTTTGCAGAGAAAAGCTGCAAAAGAAAAAATTCTAAAGCTTAGCGAACAATACAGGCTAAAGGTAACTCCTGATGCACTAATTGAGAAAATTTCCGTTGGCATGCAGCAGCGTGTAGAAATACTAAAAATGCTGTACCGTGAAAATGATATCTTAATTTTTGATGAACCTACTGCAGTTTTAACGCCCCAAGAAATTGATGAACTTATGTCAATAATGAAAGGCTTTGCAAAAGAAGGAAAGTCAATTTTATTCATAACTCACAAATTAAACGAGATTATGGCTGTTGCAGATAGATGCACGGTATTGAGAAAAGGCAAATGTATTGGAACTGTGAACATCAAAGATACTACTAAGGAAGAACTTTCAAGGATGATGGTTGGGAGAGACATAACCTTTAAGGTTGAAAAAAGAGATGCAAAACCTGGTAAGGTTGTTCTTTCAGTCAAAAATGCTTCAGTTCAGTCCAAGTCACATAAAGGAACTGTTGTTAAGAATGTCTCTTTTGATGTTAGGGCAGGCGAAATAGTCTGTCTTGCAGGAATTGAGGGAAATGGCCAGACACAGTTTGTTTCTGCACTTACTGGTCTTGAAAAGCTATCCTCTGGCTCAATAACTCTTTGCGGCAAGGATATCACAAAGTCAAGTATTCGTGCTCGTTCACAAGCAGGTATGAGCCATATACCTGAAGATAGACATAAGCATGGTTTGGTACTTGATTATTCATTAGAAGAAAATTTTGTACTTCAGAGTTATTGGAAACCTCAATTTCAGCATTTCAAGTTTATTAAAAGAAATGAAGTACGCTCCTATGCTGAAAAACTTATAGATCAATATGATGTACGAAGCGGACAAGGCCCAATTACTATTACTCGCAGTATGTCTGGCGGAAATCAACAAAAAGCAATTATTGCTCGTGAAATTGACAAAGAGCATGAATTACTTGTTGCAGTTCAACCAACACGAGGTTTGGATGTAGGGGCTATTGAATACATTCATAAGCAGCTCATTGCAATACGTGATGCTGGAAAAGCAGTATTATTAGTATCTCTTGAAATTGAAGAGGTTATGAATGTAAGTGACCGCATTCTTGTAATGTATGAAGGAGAAATAGTTGGTGAACTTAATCCAAAAGAAGTTTCAGTTCAAGAACTTGGACTCTACATGTCAGGAGCAAAACGTAATACATCAAAGGAGGTAAAAAATGCAGAATAA